From a single Kryptolebias marmoratus isolate JLee-2015 linkage group LG6, ASM164957v2, whole genome shotgun sequence genomic region:
- the LOC108250587 gene encoding trace amine-associated receptor 1-like, whose amino-acid sequence MEEDLCFPQLLNISCKRPKNSASHIYPGFLFLSFISLMTAVLNLLVIISVSHFRQLHTPTNFLLLSLAVSDFFVGLLLLFQIMLLDGCWYFGDLMCVLFVFLGIIITSASIGNMVLISIDRYVAICDPLHYSAKVTAKKVQICVSLCWTTSLCYAIVLFRDNLKHLDRFNTCFGECVINMGFIEQVASLCFTFIVPITVIIVLYLRVFVVVVSQIRAIHTQNAAVKHHYSGKVTAKKSEIKAARTLGVVVVVFLVCLCPYFCVTLSGQNSSINTSSVVFVVCLFYFNSFLNPLIYAFFYPWFRRSVKLIFTLQVLKTGSSDAKILY is encoded by the exons ATGGAAGAAGATCTCTGTTTTCCACAGCTTCTTAACATCTCCTGCAAAAGACCAAAGAATTCTGCCTCTCATATATATCCtggttttttatttctgtccttcATCTCTTTGATGACTGCAGTTTTAAATCTTCTGGTCATCATCTCCGTCTCACATTTCAG gcagcTCCACACCCCCACaaacttcctcctcctctctctagCTGTCTCAGATTTCTTTGTTGGCCTCCTATTGTTATTTCAGATTATGCTTTTAGATGGTTGCTGGTACTTTGGCGATCTAAtgtgtgttctgtttgttttcttgggCATAATTATTACATCCGCCTCAATTGGAAATATGGTGCTCATTTCAATTGATCGATATGTAGCTATTTGTGATCCTCTTCATTATTCCGCCAAAGTTACTGcaaaaaaagttcagatttgTGTTTCACTGTGCTGGACCACTTCACTCTGCTATGCCATTGTGCTGTTCAGGGATAACTTGAAACATCTAGACAGATTTAATACTTGTTTTGGAGAATGCGTGATTAATATGGGCTTTATAGAACAAGTTGCTAGTCTTTGTTTTACCTTCATTGTTCCTATTACTGTCATTATAGTTCTGTATTTGAGAGtctttgttgtggttgtttctCAGATTCGGGCCATTCACACTCAAAATGCAGCTGTCAAACACCACTATTCAGGGAAAGTAACAGCTAAGAAATCAGAGATTAAAGCAGCCAGGACTCTGGGGGTTGTTGTGGTCGTGTTTCTGGTTTGTCTTTGTCCATATTTCTGTGTCACACTTTCAGGTCAGAACAGCTCAATCAAcacttcttctgttgtttttgtggtgtGTCTCTTCTACTTTAACTCCTTTCTCAACCCTCTgatatatgcttttttttacccATGGTTTAGAAGGTCtgttaaacttatttttactcttCAAGTAC